A region of Nocardioides sp. JS614 DNA encodes the following proteins:
- a CDS encoding sigma-70 family RNA polymerase sigma factor has product MTINAPGPAPTVDPARLAAHHLPLVAHLVYDTLRRVPAAVDRHDLLAVGVDALLAAAREPTVERPFAEHASVRIRAALVEELRAIDWAARAEHPRHAASARARLLAALADLPDAGAAARVLDVDHDPAEAEEGSPAVVGGTTRPAHPDRRDERREYVEAALDELPERLRLVVRGYFVEQRPMAAVAAQVGASEARAVQLLVEGLGLLRDALALAFGPSADAGPVTSTRAASYARTVAARYAARPVRAPREEQRTSA; this is encoded by the coding sequence GTGACGATCAACGCCCCTGGACCCGCCCCGACCGTCGACCCGGCCCGGCTCGCCGCCCATCATCTGCCGCTGGTGGCCCATCTGGTGTACGACACGCTGAGGCGGGTGCCGGCAGCCGTCGATCGTCACGACCTGCTCGCCGTCGGGGTCGACGCCCTCCTGGCTGCGGCGCGCGAGCCCACGGTGGAGCGCCCCTTCGCCGAGCACGCCTCGGTCCGGATCCGCGCCGCCCTCGTCGAGGAGCTGCGCGCGATCGACTGGGCGGCGCGGGCGGAGCACCCCCGCCACGCGGCCTCGGCCCGGGCCCGGCTCCTCGCCGCCCTCGCCGACCTGCCCGACGCCGGGGCGGCCGCGCGCGTGCTGGACGTCGACCACGATCCGGCCGAGGCCGAGGAGGGGAGCCCCGCGGTCGTGGGCGGCACCACGCGTCCCGCCCACCCTGATCGGCGCGACGAGCGCCGGGAGTACGTCGAGGCCGCCCTGGACGAGCTCCCCGAACGACTCCGGCTCGTCGTGCGCGGCTACTTCGTCGAGCAGCGGCCGATGGCCGCGGTGGCTGCCCAGGTCGGCGCCAGCGAGGCGCGGGCGGTCCAGCTCCTGGTCGAAGGGCTGGGACTGCTGCGCGATGCGCTGGCGCTGGCCTTCGGGCCCTCCGCCGACGCGGGTCCCGTCACGAGCACCCGGGCAGCGTCGTACGCCCGCACCGTCGCCGCCCGCTACGCCGCCCGCCCCGTGCGCGCGCCCCGGGAGGAGCAGCGGACCTCCGCCTGA
- a CDS encoding sigma-70 family RNA polymerase sigma factor translates to MTDPEVNEPDTPTAATSGPGPRPGSAEADRLAVEHVPLVTHVVYETLARVPSYVDRNDLRSAGLLALVAAARSFDPERGVPFARYAMPRIRGAMVDELRSVDWASRSVRRRAREIEEARARLAATLGEFPDDEAVAAALGMTLDEVNRVDSEAARGTVLPLDAGAQQGLAEILPVREAGPEERAVHLERVRYLADAVEELPERMRLVVRGYFLEERPMAELAAELGVTESRVSQVRAEALALLRDALGEAFDPHLPKPHPNPAGVAARRRLAYTSAVAARYAARRTMPARRPHRGLESTA, encoded by the coding sequence ATGACCGATCCGGAGGTCAACGAGCCCGACACGCCCACCGCGGCCACCAGCGGGCCCGGCCCGCGACCCGGATCCGCCGAGGCGGACCGGCTGGCCGTGGAGCACGTACCGCTGGTGACGCACGTGGTGTACGAGACACTCGCGCGAGTGCCGTCGTACGTCGACCGCAACGACCTGCGCTCGGCCGGCCTCCTGGCCCTGGTGGCCGCCGCGCGGTCCTTCGACCCCGAGCGCGGGGTCCCGTTCGCCCGTTATGCCATGCCGCGGATCCGGGGCGCGATGGTCGACGAGCTGCGCTCGGTGGACTGGGCCTCGCGCTCGGTGCGCCGCCGGGCCCGGGAGATCGAGGAGGCGCGGGCCCGCCTGGCCGCGACGCTCGGCGAGTTCCCCGACGACGAGGCGGTCGCGGCCGCGCTCGGGATGACCCTCGACGAGGTCAACCGGGTCGACTCGGAGGCTGCCCGGGGGACCGTCCTGCCCCTCGACGCCGGCGCCCAGCAGGGGCTGGCCGAGATCCTGCCGGTCCGCGAGGCGGGCCCGGAGGAGCGGGCCGTGCACCTCGAGCGGGTGCGCTACCTCGCCGACGCCGTCGAGGAGCTCCCGGAGCGGATGCGCCTCGTGGTGCGCGGCTACTTCCTCGAGGAGCGCCCGATGGCCGAGCTGGCCGCCGAGCTCGGCGTCACCGAGTCGCGGGTCTCGCAGGTCCGCGCCGAGGCGCTCGCGCTGCTGCGCGACGCACTGGGTGAGGCCTTCGACCCGCACCTGCCCAAGCCCCACCCCAATCCTGCGGGCGTGGCCGCCCGGCGCCGGCTCGCCTACACCAGCGCCGTCGCGGCGCGGTACGCCGCCCGTCGCACGATGCCGGCCCGCCGCCCGCACCGCGGGCTCGAGTCCACCGCCTGA
- a CDS encoding RidA family protein: MTSPEERLAELGLAVPDVAKPVAVYVPAVVSGDLVFTSGQLPMRDGELMVTGKVGGEVSPEEAALCAQQCALNAIAAVKSMVGDLDRVAQVVKVVAFVASTPDFTGQPQVANGASELFGKVFGDRGAHARSAVGVPVLPLDAPVEVEIVVRVAS, from the coding sequence ATGACGTCCCCGGAGGAGCGGCTCGCCGAGCTCGGCCTGGCGGTGCCGGACGTGGCCAAGCCGGTGGCGGTGTACGTGCCCGCCGTGGTGTCCGGCGACCTGGTGTTCACCTCCGGGCAGCTGCCGATGCGCGACGGTGAGCTGATGGTGACCGGCAAGGTCGGCGGCGAGGTGAGCCCCGAGGAGGCGGCCCTGTGCGCGCAGCAGTGTGCGCTGAACGCGATCGCGGCGGTGAAGTCGATGGTGGGCGACCTCGACCGGGTCGCCCAGGTCGTCAAGGTCGTCGCCTTCGTCGCGTCGACCCCCGACTTCACGGGCCAGCCACAGGTCGCCAACGGCGCCTCGGAGCTGTTCGGGAAGGTGTTCGGCGACAGGGGCGCGCACGCCCGCTCCGCCGTCGGCGTGCCGGTGCTGCCGCTGGATGCGCCCGTCGAGGTCGAGATCGTGGTGCGGGTGGCCTCGTGA
- a CDS encoding NUDIX hydrolase encodes MRIPIPPIPLPEQIVELAREYDDGRRDPAEPRDAATVILVRPSDHGPAVYYLRRHTTMEFAGGMCVYPGGGVDPRDFDTTVAWAGPAPAEWAERLGCDEEMARALVCAAVRETFEESGVLLAGPSADEVVADTTGEDWEADRHALESRELAMTAFLSARGLVLRTDLLGVWGGWLTPAFEPKRYRTWFFVALLPEGQRTRDVSTESESVTWLPAADAVAQAERGEMLMMPPTYLTSLEVAQLATPDEVIVAAHGRVVEMHTPVVEPLDGEGWTLSVPAHHRSILAAHRGA; translated from the coding sequence GTGAGGATCCCGATCCCGCCGATCCCGCTCCCGGAGCAGATCGTCGAGCTCGCCCGCGAGTACGACGACGGCAGGCGCGACCCGGCCGAGCCCCGGGACGCGGCCACCGTGATCCTGGTCCGCCCCTCCGACCACGGTCCGGCGGTGTACTACCTGCGCCGGCACACCACGATGGAGTTCGCCGGGGGCATGTGCGTGTACCCCGGCGGTGGGGTGGACCCCCGCGACTTCGACACGACCGTCGCCTGGGCCGGTCCCGCGCCTGCCGAGTGGGCCGAGCGCCTGGGCTGCGACGAGGAGATGGCGCGCGCGCTGGTGTGCGCGGCGGTGCGCGAGACCTTCGAGGAGTCCGGCGTCCTGCTGGCCGGGCCGTCCGCCGATGAGGTCGTCGCCGACACCACGGGCGAGGACTGGGAGGCCGACCGGCACGCCCTGGAGTCGCGGGAGCTCGCGATGACCGCGTTCCTCTCCGCACGGGGCCTGGTGCTGCGCACCGACCTGCTCGGTGTCTGGGGCGGCTGGCTGACCCCCGCCTTCGAGCCGAAGCGCTACCGCACCTGGTTCTTCGTCGCGCTGCTGCCCGAGGGGCAGCGGACCCGGGACGTCTCGACCGAGTCCGAGTCAGTGACCTGGCTGCCGGCAGCCGACGCGGTGGCCCAGGCCGAGCGCGGCGAGATGCTGATGATGCCGCCGACGTATCTCACCTCGCTCGAGGTCGCGCAGCTCGCCACCCCGGACGAGGTGATCGTGGCGGCGCACGGCCGGGTGGTGGAGATGCACACCCCCGTCGTCGAGCCGCTCGACGGCGAGGGCTGGACGCTGTCCGTGCCGGCCCACCACCGCTCGATCCTGGCCGCGCACCGCGGCGCCTGA
- a CDS encoding MBL fold metallo-hydrolase codes for MLAANPGPMTLDGTNTWVLREPGARRSVVVDPGPALPAHLDAIAAEAGEVGVVLLTHHHADHAEAARAFAERVGCGVRALDPAYRLGAEGLGDGDVVAVDGLEIRVVGTPGHTADSLSFLLPAEGAVLTGDTVLGRGTTVVAHPDGQLGAYLGSLDRLHALAEAHEVASIWPGHGPVIVNALGALDHYLAHRQERLEQVRAAVETLQAAHRPEGIAAEELPRRVVEIVYADVDPVLWGAAELSVRAQLAYLAEPR; via the coding sequence GTGCTCGCCGCCAACCCCGGCCCGATGACCCTCGACGGGACCAACACCTGGGTGCTGCGGGAACCCGGGGCGCGCCGCTCGGTCGTCGTGGACCCGGGCCCGGCCCTCCCCGCCCACCTCGACGCGATCGCGGCGGAGGCCGGCGAGGTCGGCGTGGTCCTGCTGACCCACCACCACGCGGACCATGCCGAGGCGGCACGGGCGTTCGCCGAGCGGGTGGGGTGCGGCGTCCGGGCCCTGGACCCGGCGTACCGCCTCGGCGCCGAGGGGCTCGGCGACGGAGACGTCGTCGCCGTCGACGGCCTGGAGATCCGGGTGGTCGGCACGCCGGGGCACACCGCCGACTCGCTGTCCTTCCTGCTGCCCGCGGAGGGGGCGGTGCTCACGGGAGACACCGTGCTCGGCCGCGGAACCACCGTCGTCGCGCACCCCGACGGCCAGCTGGGCGCCTACCTCGGCTCGCTCGACCGGCTGCACGCGCTCGCCGAGGCGCACGAGGTCGCGTCGATCTGGCCCGGCCACGGCCCGGTCATCGTCAACGCGCTCGGCGCCCTGGACCACTACCTCGCCCACCGCCAGGAGCGGCTCGAGCAGGTGCGCGCCGCGGTGGAGACGCTGCAGGCCGCGCACCGTCCCGAGGGGATCGCGGCCGAGGAGCTGCCCCGCAGGGTGGTCGAGATCGTCTACGCCGACGTCGACCCGGTGCTCTGGGGTGCCGCCGAGCTGTCCGTGCGGGCGCAGCTGGCCTACCTGGCCGAGCCGCGCTGA